One Nocardioides sp. DNA window includes the following coding sequences:
- a CDS encoding protein kinase yields MSEPSTPHPRDRAIAGRYVLLDVIGHGGMGTVWRAWDLKTEDHVAAKVLAHHSSSMLLRFVREQGLRIHHPHVVAPTSWAAEDDAVVFTMDLVRGGSLAGLLAEHGPLPQSYAAILLDQLLAALEAVHEQGVVHRDVKPANLLLDPTGPGRPHLRLGDFGVAVPLDDARLTHAPGVVGTEGYMPPEQQAGEKPDPRSDLYAAGAVICEAITGVRPQPGQSIQAPAGPLHDLLAALTQPDPAQRPASASAARHTLHALGLPTDEPWRRDPRPPYVPDRIAPDPSSTAATSPGPTRVRPRPRDDRSWLIEPPQQDDTIRPEGFAVDPIAAEAMHIRMAQRAVNPLPSHLLSESPDQPASRPHSKVAIAIAGGLIIVLLVVLVLTLL; encoded by the coding sequence ATGTCCGAGCCCAGCACTCCTCACCCCCGCGACCGCGCGATCGCCGGTCGCTATGTGCTGCTCGACGTCATCGGCCATGGCGGCATGGGCACCGTGTGGCGGGCCTGGGACCTCAAGACCGAGGACCACGTGGCCGCGAAGGTGCTGGCCCATCACTCCTCGTCGATGCTGTTGAGGTTCGTACGCGAGCAGGGTCTGCGCATCCACCACCCACATGTCGTCGCACCGACCTCGTGGGCCGCGGAGGACGACGCGGTGGTCTTCACGATGGATCTCGTACGCGGTGGGTCGCTCGCGGGCCTGCTCGCCGAGCACGGGCCGCTGCCGCAGTCGTACGCCGCGATCCTGCTGGATCAACTGCTCGCCGCACTCGAAGCCGTGCACGAGCAGGGCGTCGTACACCGCGACGTGAAGCCGGCCAATCTGCTGCTGGACCCGACCGGGCCGGGTCGCCCGCATCTGCGGTTGGGCGACTTCGGCGTCGCGGTCCCACTGGACGACGCGCGCCTCACCCATGCGCCGGGCGTGGTCGGCACCGAGGGCTACATGCCACCCGAGCAGCAGGCCGGCGAGAAGCCGGACCCGCGCTCGGATCTCTACGCCGCGGGTGCGGTGATCTGTGAGGCCATCACGGGCGTACGCCCCCAGCCAGGCCAGTCGATCCAGGCCCCGGCCGGGCCGTTGCACGATCTGCTCGCGGCACTCACTCAGCCGGACCCGGCACAGCGACCCGCCAGCGCCTCAGCGGCACGACACACACTGCACGCGCTCGGCCTGCCGACCGACGAGCCTTGGCGGCGCGATCCGCGACCGCCGTACGTGCCCGACCGCATCGCGCCCGATCCGAGCAGCACCGCAGCCACGAGCCCTGGCCCGACCAGAGTTCGCCCCCGGCCTCGCGACGACCGCTCGTGGCTGATCGAGCCACCGCAGCAGGACGACACGATCCGGCCCGAGGGGTTCGCGGTCGACCCGATCGCCGCAGAGGCGATGCACATCCGGATGGCGCAACGCGCCGTCAACCCGCTGCCGTCACACCTGCTCAGCGAGTCGCCCGATCAGCCGGCCTCGCGTCCGCACTCGAAGGTTGCCATCGCGATCGCCGGTGGTCTGATCATCGTGTTGCTCGTCGTGCTGGTCCTGACGCTGCTCTGA
- the rpsF gene encoding 30S ribosomal protein S6, with amino-acid sequence MRAYEVVVILDPSLDERTIEPSLDKYLNVIRKDGGSVDKVDVWGKRRLAYEINKNAEGIYAILNLTAEPATVKEFNRQLSLNESIMRTKVLRPDAH; translated from the coding sequence TTGCGCGCATATGAAGTAGTGGTCATCCTCGACCCGAGTCTCGACGAGCGGACCATCGAGCCCTCGTTGGACAAGTATCTCAACGTCATCCGCAAGGACGGCGGCTCTGTCGACAAGGTCGACGTCTGGGGCAAGCGCCGCCTGGCGTACGAGATCAACAAGAACGCTGAGGGCATCTACGCGATCCTCAACCTGACGGCCGAGCCGGCGACGGTGAAGGAGTTCAACCGTCAGCTCAGCCTCAACGAGTCCATCATGCGTACGAAGGTCCTTCG